TTGTTGCACCGACGTGTGCCGTCGAGGCGCAGCCACCCAGTAGACAGCGCCACCACTAGCTCGCTGTCCTTGTGGTAGCGATCGTCACAGAAGGATGGCCCACCACCGTCGCCCCCGCGGGCAAAGCTGTTCAGCGTCAAGGTTGCCGTTGTCTTGGAGGACACTGGGGGCGAACACCTGAACTGCGGGTAGCAGTGGCGGGGAAtacagcagtcggagccattctcCTTGTTGCACTTGCCAGCCTTGCCGTAGAGGAAGCCGCTGATATGGCAGCGGCCACCACTGGGCTTTGGCACGCGTTTGTTGGCTGTGGACGATGCGACACCATGGATATGGAGAGTGATTACCTGCAAGAGCACAAGCACAGCTAGTAGCTTCGGGTTAGCCATGCTATTTGCCACCTTAAGCTTGTGCAGCTTTCGATTGAACTATGGCTTGATGCTCAAGTCGTATGGGTGGGTACTTTATATAGAGCTCAGAAATCAGCAATTGCTATGCAATTTCATGGGCGCCAAGCTCTTGATGATTGGCTGCACATATTTGGCGTGCTATCATATAGAGCTCTGGGCAAAACATTTCAGCAATCACTATGCTACCGTGTGTTCACCGAACTATACCACTGGTTTAACTAGGCATGTACTCCTAACATACTGTCCCTTTTCTTGGTTTGTCAACTCCAAGGTTAGTTTCTGAGCTTGACAAGAAAATTGATGTGTAATTGTTCCATCGTCGTCACATTTTTTCCCGTGTTTGTAATGTGAATTACATTATTACTCAGTAGTAGCTTAATGAGTCGTATTTCGAATAGAATGGTAGTTGATCAGTTGCGAGCAAATCATTTTGCTGGTTGAAACTGGCATCGTATGGTTTCTGTAAGTTTGTGTTGTTTCACTGTTAAAAGGAGACTTTTGATGAAATTAGAAAGGCTTATTATTTAAAAAAGAGACTAACAGATGGAACATAAAATAAATGGAGAACTGAATGTATAACTGAACATTTTGGCCCAAAAAAGGCAGCAGGTTTGTCCTGGTTTGATCAATTATACTGGAAATATGGTCTGATTATTTGACTGTCTCAGATTTCCTGGACACTGAAGAATTGAGAAAAGCCGCATCCAAGTGCGTGTTTCTGGATGATTTGGCTTCCGGGATTGTCTCAATATGTCTTGCTTTCTACATCCTGTGTAGTCACttaattctttttcttttcagATAAAGGCATTGCAAGTTTGGGGGTTGTCTGTGCATCGCAAATTACTCCCATAGAAGTAGCTCTAACATATTGAGCACAAATTACAAATATCATATTTACAGGGACAATGCATATTCCTATTTTAACTCTGTACATGATATATATCACTCACTTCTCTTGTATGCCTGCTACGCAGTTCTGCTGTTTACTCTTCCGACCAGGTGATATCCTCCATGCCGATGTTCTGGTCGAGCCCCAGGGCATTCCACACCGCTGGTGAGGCATCAACGATGTTATTATTGCATGGAGGCTCGTAGTTGTGGTCGGCGTCACAGCCATACACGGAGTCGCACTCGTCCACCACCTTGGCGTACACGGACTTGCCGTTAGCGGTGATCTTGATGCGGTGACCGCAGCGTGCCATGTTCTTGAACCAGCCGGTGGAGAGCGCAACGACCAGTTCCTTGTCGCTGTGGTAGGAGTTGTCGCACTCTGACGGGCCACCGCCATCCTTGCCCTTCTCGAAGCTGTTGAGCGTCAGGACGGCCTTGGTGGTCGCGGTGACCGGCGGCGAGCAGTGGTACTGTGGGTACCTCTTACCGTCTTCGCAACAGTCCGGGTCATTGCTCTTCTCGCAGTTGCCGGACTTGCCCGGGAGATAGCCGCTGGCACGGCAGACCCCTAGGCCGGGGCGAAGGGAGGAGGCAATGTGGGACGTGGAGAGCGCCACCAGCAGGAAGACCGCGGCAGTGGCTAGAGCTCTGAAGTTGGCCATTTCAGTTACCCTAGTTTGTATTCTCTCTGTTATGCTGATTCCTGGTGTGTTTGGCCTTGTTTTTGGAATTGCTGTGTGCGCATCGGCTTTTGTAGCACCCTTGAGGTGTGAACATTGTCAGGTTGTTTGCTACGGCAATTTTTGCTGTGTTCAGATTATGAATACTTGATGTGTGGACGTACCGTACCCTCTCGTATGGGCTTGTGATTGGTGTTCCAAATATTATCTTGTCATAATTTAATAACCTGCTAAACGGGCCAAACACGTTTACTTGGTGTAGCCGATAACATGTTTTTTAATACAAGGGGTCGCCCCACACCTCATTgtttgcacacgaacacgtcactgtGTACCTTTGGCACCGggagcgcgatacgcaagacatgCCGGTAAGGTCTTTTGGAAACCCGAAACCCCATACGCTTGAGGCACCCCTCCAGGGCGTGTAGTGGCTATGGCTGCCCCAGGTCGATATAATTGCCCCCAGGGTCTTGGGGATCATCGCCCTCCAACACAAAGAAAgaacgaagaacaaggaagaagaaaaacaagggaggAGACAGCTGGATTTCCCGTAAAAAAGGACTTAGATCCCGTCAAAATCTAACCTAACTCGGATAGGCAGGGCCGGAACTTCTGGGCTCAATTTGTATAAAGTAGCCCTCTTCCGCCGATCGTGGGAGTCACATATTATCTCAGATTGCGATGATCCCCAAAACAAACTTGTTCTTCTCGTCAAGGTAAATAAATTTCATGTTCATCACTTTTTCATCCAACATCATCGTCATGGCCTATTTGTGCCTGCAAAACGGTAAAACAATATTGCAACTCTTTTTGGACGCACCGCGTGCAAACCTTCTGTTATCCTGGATGAAGTTAACTAATACGGATTTGCATAGATAAGAAAAGGCCACTGCATTTATCATGATACTTGTAAGGTGTCTAAGGCCCAGTTCTTAGAAGCTAAAAAGAACTGGATTTTGTCCCTCAGCTTCCTCCAAAAAACTTCCACAATTGTCGTGCAACCCAGAAtcgacctcccccccccccccccccccccccgcgaaaaAAAAGACGCACACCACGAAGAAGCAATTCTGGTGATTACAATACCCCTCGGGCCGCAGAAGAAAAAAAGACGCACACCACGAAGAAGCAATTCTGGTGATTACAATACCCCTCGGGCCGCAGAAGAATATCCACAAAAAAAGTGAAGTGACAATTTCCAAAATAAATAAGAAACACAGACATTCACAACACAAGAATGAATTGAAAAAAAATGTTTAACTATACAGTTATTCAGATCAAATGTGACAGAATATGGATAGACACGTTGTAGGTGTTGCTCATTGTTCCATATGCTACAAAGAATGAATAATTCCACTCTTTTTGTGACGTGGATTTGGGAGGGTGAAGAAATTATTCCCAACCCAACCCAACCAACAAAAAATTGGGAGAAAAGACCACCTATCTAGGAAAGAATGATGATTTACATGGCACAACAGGACTGCAGGGCAGAAGGGAAACCCTAGGTTGAATTTACAACATTGATGAGGAAGAATACAGAGATCTGCTGGCGCAGTTCAGCAGAATATGTCCAAGGGAATGAACAGACCGCATCTTTGGAGGGCTCGATCAGCTTTTCAAGAATTGGGAGAGGGCCCTGTCAACTTTTCAAGAACTGGAAGGCAGACATTGCGACGAGTTCTGATGGTGGGGCCACGTTTTGAAATTCCTTAGCATCCATGGAATCTGCTATCTCCTCAAGTGATATCGGCATGctgcaagcaaacaaacaaaacCCAAAAGCCCAGTGTTTAGCATATCGTTGAAAGTATGCCCGGCATTGTAAAAAAACACATGTACCTTATTTCATCATCCAGTAAAAAGGCGCCCTCTGAAGCATTATGGCCCAATTCCTCTGTCATCAAAGTTCTCATTTCGTCAAGAACCTACAATCAAGAAGCAAATCAATAAGCCCCAGTTTTAGTTGCCTACCCAATGTCATATAAATGGATGAGAAGTCGATTAAAAGTTTGAAACCAGGATAACAGCACGAAAATGTACAAACGCTTTTGGAGTGATATTGGATAGATTAAAAATTTGAAGTGGCACTTCATAGCAATACAAACTTTTGAAATGGCACCTCGATAGGTTTGCATGAATGTTGCTTATATAAAGGCATACTGTGTTTTCAATCTTTTTTCAAAATATAAGACCTATGTTTTCAATCTTCTTTCAAAATATAAGGCTTGCGCGTAGATTGAGATTGTTTCCCTCTTTTGACCCCAATCATGGTTAACATGCATACTAATTATTCTCTCTCGTATTTCCTAGACAATAACACCATGGCTACCATGGTAATTTTCCTGTACAATTAATGGCTTCCATGACCCCCCACCCCCTACAGGCGTGCTAGACCAAGATACACCTAATAAAGTGAAAAATGGAGGGAGTCCATCCAAGCTGCATAT
This DNA window, taken from Triticum aestivum cultivar Chinese Spring chromosome 1D, IWGSC CS RefSeq v2.1, whole genome shotgun sequence, encodes the following:
- the LOC123158801 gene encoding uncharacterized protein; protein product: MANFRALATAAVFLLVALSTSHIASSLRPGLGVCRASGYLPGKSGNCEKSNDPDCCEDGKRYPQYHCSPPVTATTKAVLTLNSFEKGKDGGGPSECDNSYHSDKELVVALSTGWFKNMARCGHRIKITANGKSVYAKVVDECDSVYGCDADHNYEPPCNNNIVDASPAVWNALGLDQNIGMEDITWSEDGGRCHISGFLYGKAGKCNKENGSDCCIPRHCYPQFRCSPPVSSKTTATLTLNSFARGGDGGGPSFCDDRYHKDSELVVALSTGWLRLDGTRRCNKMIRISGNRRSVLAKVVDECDSVHGCDKEHNFEPPCANNIVDGSPAVWKALGLNENIGEFKVTWSDV